The nucleotide window GGTTGGTAAGGATGTTCATATTTCTCCTCAAGTTAAAAATCTAActttaaaaaaggatgaaaattaaactaaatttttCCGTGGTTCTACTACCCCAAGATATAGCAACTATTGTGCCTTTCCAACTTTTATCCTCTACGTGTGCTTTTACAGATGATGTGtgtctgttttgtcttttttcaccATTTAACATCCTTTGGTTAATACTCTGCATGCTCTTCTGAGGTCCCCGTACTTCCCCTTTTGCTTGTTTTCATACACCCAGTCCCAGGTATCTGATTTATGTCAGGGCCCACGTGATGGAGACAGTGAGGAGTAAGGCGGTGGGGGCCCTGGCCTCCATCCCTGTCAGTACCCGTTGGAGGGCCTTGCACTCCCTGGGCAGCTGCACCATGTTGATTGGAACCTAGGTGTGTGGGGAGATGCTGCTGTGCCTTCAGCAGCCTGGCTCTGGGCCTTCTTTCCCAGGACTCTGCCTGATTTGTCTCATGTGCCGGGTTGTGATTCTTTACCTTCAGTCTTGTCTTCATTCCACACAATGTGCCATCAGTGGGTAAAACCCACATCAGGTTCCTCTTTCTGGTTCCCCCGTCAGCTCTGCAACCTCACATAGACGTGTGTCCAGTGAATACTGTGACTGGTGTAGAACATTCTTCTGAACAGACTTCCCGGTTGTTTCCCCCACTTCTGAGCCTGGTGGTCTTCTTGCCCCCTGCTCCCTGTGCTCAGCCATCCCTGGCAATGGGAAGGGCCTGCTTACCTGGGTCTGTGGGTCCTGGGAGGAGTTGGGCTCTGGGCTGGTGGTGGCCCAATGGGAAGGTACCTGCTTTCTCCTCGCAGGAATCTTGTCGATTGGCCTGGCTGCTGCCTACTACAGTGGAGGTGAGATGCATTATCTGCCCCCCAGGAACTTCCTCAGCTGAttggaagagggaaaaaaggaaagcccATCATTTGTAATCTGCCAGGGCATGGCTTTGGGGACTGCCTCTGCCTCTAAATTGTTTGCGGATGTGGCCCACTTCCATGTGCTGGTGTGTCCCCCGCACCTTACGTTTTTCACGTATATCTTCAGCATTTtcatatatcataaaatattcttCAGAAAGGCACTCTTGTGTCTGCCTCATGTTCTGTTGCAGGGATGATCCGTGCTTTCAGCGGCTCCCTGTAAGCGTTCCCACCTTTCTGCTCTCACTCACCATGCCGTGATTGTCATCACGAGTAGACACCCAGGGGGAGAGTGAGGGCAGAACTGGTGGAGCACGTCCTGTCCCACGTGACAGGGCCCGCAGTGCTAGGTGGccatggcgggggtggggtgtcCTTGCAGGCATGGGCAGCAAGCCAGGCCCCCAGGTGCCACTCCTGCCCTCGGTCTGGGAAGCAGCTGTGCTGGGGAGGGGTCACCGTCTCTGGGCACGTTGGCCTTCGCCCCTCTGCTGCCTTCCCTCGCCTGATTGTTTCCTGTGTTTGCTCCCCAGATAGTCTGGGCTGGAAGCTCTTCTATGTCACGGGCTGTCTATTCGTGGCCGTGCAGAACCTGGAGGACTGGGAGGTGAGGCCAGTGCAGGAAGGGTGcccaggcttttgggctcctgggcttccctgcagTGCGAATCAAAGCAGAAAGAAAGGCTCCAGGGGCCTAATGCCCCGCTCCATCCTGAAACTTGAGCTTAGTGGTTTCTGGATAGCAGGACTTGTCCTCTGGACATTGCCTGTCTGTAACCATCCCTAGGCGAAGGAATTCTCTAAAGCTGTTGTTCTCCCAGAAGTTCTCCTAGAATAGAAGGGCAAGGCCACCTCCCTCGCCTCCCTTTTGTCCCTCTTCACGTGTCCTTTGGGTCGCCTGGCCCCAGTATTGCTCTCTGACTGCCGATCTCCATTCCCTCGTTTGATGACCTTGCCCACTGTGCTCGCTTCTCTTGAGTGCGGAGAGGAGAGGCTCCTGCTTTTcacaccccagcccctggagGGATCAGGTTGCAGGGGTTTGGGGTTCTGACTGGGATGGGAAGGAAGAGGGGCCGCCTCCTTGAGTGTCTGCTCTGGTGAGGGTGGGGACGCAGTCGGCAAGTCTGTGTGTGTTGGGCTGGCTCACAGGCTAGCAGCCAGGTGACTGCCTTGTGTCTGGCGTTCTAGGAAGCCGTCTTCAATAAGAGCACCGGGAAGGTCGTGCTGAAGACGTTCAGCTTGTATAGGAAGCTGCTGACTCTCTGCAGAGCAGGCCATGATCAAGGTGAGGCGTAGGGAGTGAACAGGACACAGGTTACTCTGGGATGGACGGAGGGCGGCGAGCGTCTGTGTGTGATGGCAGGGAGCAAGCAGGCTTGAGGCCTGGAAATGGGCTGGGTCCAAGCTGGCCACTCAGTGACCAGGGTTGTGTCCTGCCTCGTGGACGCTGTGTACCCCAGATGTGCCCTGGCCCAAAGGAAGTTGCTGGGCAGCCCCCAGCTTAGTGACTGGCCACTAGAAACCAGGAAGGCATTTTCCAGCAGTTGGGGAAAATGAAGCAGAAAGCTGGGCAGCACTGTGCTTAGCCGCCCTCTGACGTGTTATACTGAGAGAGGGGGTGGGCTTTTCAAGGCAACAGTGGGCCTGCTGGACATTCCTTCTCACCCAGACTGGACGTTAACCAGCAGCCACACAACCCTGCACTGTGGTCACTGACCTGTGACATCTAAGGTCAGGGTCTCGGCATCCTCTGGGGCCCAGCCTCAGACATGGCGTGACACGTGCTCTCTGCTTCATGACAAGCGTGATGTGATCCTCTGCATCATGGCCCCGAAGCAACTGTGCCAGCACccaggtgggaggggcagggtgggtgggggacaCGGCCACTGACAGGGCCCTGCCCACAGTGGTGGTCCTGCTCAGTGACATCCGGGACGTGAACGTGGAGGAGGAGAAGGTCCGGTACTTCGGGAAGGGCTATGTGGTGGTGCTTCGGTTTGCCACGGGCTTCTCCCACCCCCTCACGCAGAGTGCTGTCATGGACCACCGCAGGTAAGCTGAGGACGGGTGACTTGATTGGCCAGGGCTGCCCCTCGCCCTCGCCCCCAGTCAGGTGGTCCTCCCCAGGGACTGCCCAGCACGGCAGGGcatggagagaggcctcaggaatgtgggggaggaggtgaggccgGGGGGCCAGGCCTGCCACCACCCACTAGGGGGAGGTCAGGGGTCCCcacagggacagagaggggaTGGGGACATCAGGGGTCCCTGGTGGGCACAGAGGA belongs to Eubalaena glacialis isolate mEubGla1 chromosome 19, mEubGla1.1.hap2.+ XY, whole genome shotgun sequence and includes:
- the LOC133080563 gene encoding cytochrome b-245 chaperone 1 isoform X1 — protein: MYMQVETRTSSCLHLKRAPGIRSWSLLVGILSIGLAAAYYSGDSLGWKLFYVTGCLFVAVQNLEDWEEAVFNKSTGKVVLKTFSLYRKLLTLCRAGHDQVVVLLSDIRDVNVEEEKVRYFGKGYVVVLRFATGFSHPLTQSAVMDHRSDVEAIAKLITTFLELHCLESLVELSQSSDSEVDGLGDQS
- the LOC133080563 gene encoding cytochrome b-245 chaperone 1 isoform X2, with product MYMQVETRTSSCLHLKRAPGIRSWSLLVDSLGWKLFYVTGCLFVAVQNLEDWEEAVFNKSTGKVVLKTFSLYRKLLTLCRAGHDQVVVLLSDIRDVNVEEEKVRYFGKGYVVVLRFATGFSHPLTQSAVMDHRSDVEAIAKLITTFLELHCLESLVELSQSSDSEVDGLGDQS